In Paraburkholderia phenazinium, the following are encoded in one genomic region:
- a CDS encoding glutaredoxin family protein → MTPAAPLTLFGRAWCHLCDDMRAGLEPLLAEFGAQVEVVDIDADPALEARYNELVPVLVCDGVELCHYHLDEGRVRAALSARAEQTR, encoded by the coding sequence ATGACGCCGGCGGCACCGCTCACGCTCTTTGGGCGCGCGTGGTGCCATCTGTGCGACGACATGCGGGCCGGACTCGAGCCGTTACTGGCTGAGTTCGGCGCGCAAGTCGAAGTCGTCGACATTGACGCCGATCCTGCACTCGAAGCACGTTACAACGAGTTAGTGCCGGTTTTGGTGTGCGATGGTGTCGAGTTGTGCCACTATCATCTCGACGAAGGGCGGGTCCGCGCAGCGCTGAGCGCACGTGCCGAACAGACCCGCTAG
- the rnc gene encoding ribonuclease III: MPLSPLESRLRYEFRNAELLRQALTHRSHSATHNERLEFLGDSVLNCAVAALLFQRFGKLDEGDLSRVRANLVKQQSLYEIAQALNISDGLRLGEGELRSGGFRRPSILADTLEAILGAIFLDGGFDAAQTVIKRLYVPILDHIDPRTLGKDSKTLLQEYLQGHKIALPTYTVVATHGAAHNQQFEVECTVPKLEVKVSGSGASRRAAEQAAAKKALDEVMAAAPAVVAKPKRSKGARAAKHAEPEIVPGVTGVQTALDLRAPDRKTERHARGEPKATVAEALAERPAATAAPVVAPLAVIRAAHVEYSNQAGPEKDKSDKTDKADKTDKADAHSRSTDKPAASRSREPAPGVVEPAELEPGIADAVQTRVADAGH, encoded by the coding sequence ATGCCCCTATCTCCGTTGGAAAGCCGTTTGCGCTACGAATTTCGCAATGCGGAATTGTTGCGCCAGGCTTTAACTCACCGCAGTCACAGCGCCACGCATAACGAACGGCTCGAGTTTCTCGGCGACTCCGTTCTGAACTGCGCGGTGGCTGCGCTATTGTTCCAACGTTTCGGCAAACTGGACGAAGGCGACCTGTCGCGCGTCCGCGCGAATCTGGTCAAACAGCAGTCACTTTACGAAATTGCTCAGGCCCTGAATATTTCGGACGGCCTGCGGCTGGGCGAGGGCGAACTGCGCAGCGGCGGCTTCCGCCGCCCGTCCATCCTCGCTGACACGCTCGAAGCAATTCTGGGCGCCATCTTCCTGGACGGTGGCTTCGACGCCGCGCAGACGGTCATCAAGCGGCTCTATGTGCCGATTCTCGACCATATCGACCCGCGCACGCTCGGCAAGGACTCCAAGACGCTGCTGCAGGAATACCTGCAGGGCCACAAGATCGCCTTGCCCACCTACACCGTCGTCGCCACGCATGGTGCGGCGCACAATCAGCAGTTTGAAGTCGAGTGCACTGTTCCGAAGCTCGAAGTAAAGGTGTCCGGTTCCGGCGCCAGTCGTCGCGCGGCCGAGCAGGCGGCTGCCAAGAAGGCGCTCGACGAGGTAATGGCGGCCGCGCCCGCCGTGGTCGCCAAGCCGAAGCGCTCGAAGGGCGCCCGGGCGGCGAAGCATGCCGAACCGGAGATCGTCCCCGGCGTGACCGGTGTGCAGACCGCGCTCGACCTGCGCGCGCCCGATCGCAAGACCGAGCGCCACGCGCGCGGCGAGCCGAAAGCCACCGTCGCCGAGGCTTTGGCCGAGCGCCCGGCGGCCACCGCGGCGCCGGTTGTCGCGCCGCTCGCCGTGATCCGCGCCGCCCACGTCGAATACAGCAACCAGGCAGGGCCGGAGAAGGACAAGTCGGATAAGACCGACAAAGCCGACAAGACCGATAAAGCCGACGCCCATTCACGCAGCACCGACAAACCCGCCGCATCCCGTAGCCGCGAACCCGCGCCTGGCGTGGTGGAGCCTGCCGAACTCGAACCCGGCATTGCCGACGCGGTGCAAACGCGCGTCGCCGATGCGGGCCACTGA
- the era gene encoding GTPase Era: MNASTPTGFRCGMVAIVGRPNVGKSTLMNALVGQKVSITSRKAQTTRHRITGIHTLEDAQYIFVDTPGFQTKHSGALNRSLNRAVTSTLTSVDAILFVIEAGRFGPDDQKVLDLIPPSVPTLLIANKLDRVSDKDSLFPFMQQVSALRQFNEIVPLSAKNLDDIKRLMATVKPFLPEGAPIYGEDDLTDRSERFLAAEILREKVFRWTGDELPYTSTVLIDKFETEGRLRRIFATIMVERDMHKAMIIGQKGAKLKQISTEARLDMEKLFDGPVYLETFIKVKSGWADNEAGLRAYGYE, from the coding sequence ATGAACGCTTCCACCCCCACTGGTTTTCGCTGCGGCATGGTCGCGATCGTCGGCCGCCCCAACGTCGGCAAGTCCACGCTGATGAACGCGCTGGTCGGCCAGAAAGTCAGCATCACGTCGCGCAAGGCGCAGACCACGCGCCATCGCATCACCGGCATTCATACACTCGAAGACGCGCAGTACATTTTCGTCGACACACCGGGTTTTCAGACCAAGCACAGTGGCGCGCTGAACCGCTCGCTCAATCGCGCGGTCACCTCGACGCTGACCTCGGTCGACGCGATCCTGTTCGTGATTGAAGCAGGCCGCTTCGGTCCGGACGATCAGAAAGTGCTCGACCTGATCCCGCCGTCGGTACCGACGCTGCTGATCGCCAACAAGCTCGATCGCGTCTCGGATAAGGATTCGCTGTTTCCGTTCATGCAGCAGGTGAGTGCGCTGCGCCAGTTCAACGAGATCGTGCCGCTGTCCGCCAAGAATCTGGACGACATCAAGCGCCTGATGGCGACCGTCAAGCCGTTCCTGCCGGAAGGTGCGCCGATCTACGGCGAAGACGATCTGACCGACCGCAGCGAGCGCTTTCTCGCCGCCGAAATCCTGCGCGAAAAAGTCTTCCGCTGGACCGGCGACGAACTGCCGTACACCAGCACGGTGCTGATCGACAAGTTCGAAACGGAAGGGCGTCTGCGCCGCATTTTCGCCACCATCATGGTGGAGCGCGACATGCACAAGGCAATGATCATCGGCCAGAAGGGCGCCAAGCTGAAGCAGATCAGCACCGAAGCACGCCTCGACATGGAAAAGCTGTTCGACGGTCCGGTGTATCTGGAAACCTTCATCAAGGTGAAGAGTGGCTGGGCGGACAACGAAGCCGGACTCCGTGCGTATGGGTACGAATGA
- the lepB gene encoding signal peptidase I, translating into MNFALILFVLVILTGIAWVADKLVFIPQRRRAADEAVAEFDRQQARVGERFADENAPQTRARLRDEKLRQPWWLEYSASFFPVILVVFVVRSFVVEPFKIPSGSMVPTLLVGDFILVNKYEYGIRLPITNTKITEGSPLQRGDVVVFRYPKDESVDYIKRVIGLPGDVVAYQDKQLTINGKPVPETALPDYFDEERVGYAKQFEEDIDGRKNAILNNPAVPPFIVGAEDYPYRDNCTYNARGVICKVPPGNYFMMGDNRDNSADSRYWGFAPDKNIVGRAFFIWMNFSNLKRIGTFH; encoded by the coding sequence ATGAATTTTGCGCTGATTCTTTTTGTGCTCGTCATCCTGACGGGTATCGCATGGGTCGCAGACAAGCTGGTTTTCATCCCGCAACGGCGGCGCGCGGCGGACGAGGCAGTGGCCGAGTTCGACCGCCAGCAAGCGCGGGTAGGCGAGCGCTTCGCCGACGAAAACGCCCCGCAAACGCGGGCACGTCTGCGTGACGAAAAGCTGCGTCAACCGTGGTGGCTCGAGTACTCGGCGAGCTTTTTCCCGGTGATTCTGGTGGTGTTCGTGGTTCGCTCGTTCGTGGTCGAGCCGTTCAAGATCCCCTCGGGTTCGATGGTGCCGACGCTGCTGGTGGGTGACTTCATCCTCGTCAACAAGTACGAATACGGCATCCGTCTGCCGATCACCAATACGAAGATCACCGAAGGTAGCCCGCTTCAGCGCGGCGACGTGGTGGTGTTCCGCTATCCGAAAGACGAGTCGGTCGACTACATCAAGCGCGTGATCGGTCTGCCGGGCGACGTGGTGGCCTATCAGGACAAGCAGCTGACCATCAACGGCAAGCCTGTGCCGGAGACGGCGTTGCCTGACTACTTCGACGAAGAGCGTGTCGGTTACGCCAAGCAGTTCGAAGAGGACATCGACGGCCGCAAGAACGCCATTCTGAATAATCCCGCGGTGCCGCCGTTCATCGTCGGCGCGGAAGATTATCCGTATCGCGATAACTGCACGTATAACGCGCGTGGCGTGATCTGCAAGGTGCCGCCCGGCAACTATTTCATGATGGGCGACAACCGCGATAACAGTGCGGACAGCCGTTACTGGGGTTTCGCGCCGGACAAGAATATCGTCGGCCGTGCGTTCTTTATCTGGATGAATTTCAGCAATCTGAAACGCATCGGGACGTTCCACTGA
- a CDS encoding sigma-E factor negative regulatory protein: protein MGSVSMQSQASSRGERLSAFVDGELFGEEHLNKFISELDHEDRASWSQYHLIGDAMRSDDLAVSPAASSAFLAGFAARLEQEPHVFAPAALPVARRLLALRRRVVPAFAVAAAAATLTWIVVPQLQGVPGGAGVSQVASIQSHGDAMQRVAMASVPAVTAAQPVQDGNIIRDASLDQYLEAHQQFAQQPVMPGSMPLIRTSAMTTQGQ from the coding sequence ATGGGGTCGGTCTCGATGCAATCGCAAGCAAGCTCGCGAGGCGAGCGTCTGTCCGCTTTTGTCGACGGTGAGCTGTTCGGCGAAGAGCATCTGAACAAGTTTATTTCGGAGCTGGATCACGAAGATCGTGCATCCTGGTCGCAATACCACCTGATCGGCGACGCCATGCGCTCCGACGATCTGGCGGTGAGTCCCGCGGCCAGCAGTGCGTTCCTCGCCGGCTTTGCGGCGCGCCTCGAGCAGGAGCCGCACGTGTTCGCGCCTGCCGCGCTGCCGGTTGCACGCCGTCTGCTGGCGCTGCGCCGCCGTGTCGTGCCGGCCTTTGCGGTCGCCGCGGCCGCCGCCACGCTGACGTGGATTGTCGTGCCGCAACTGCAGGGTGTGCCGGGCGGCGCCGGCGTGAGCCAGGTCGCGTCGATCCAGTCCCATGGGGATGCGATGCAGCGTGTGGCGATGGCCTCCGTGCCGGCTGTAACCGCCGCGCAGCCGGTCCAGGACGGCAATATCATCCGCGACGCCAGTCTCGACCAGTATCTGGAAGCCCATCAGCAGTTTGCGCAGCAGCCGGTCATGCCCGGTTCGATGCCGCTGATTCGTACCTCCGCCATGACCACGCAAGGCCAATAG
- the rpoE gene encoding RNA polymerase sigma factor RpoE, producing the protein MSEKEIDQVLVERVQKGDKAAFELLVSKYHRKILRLISRLVRDPAEVEDVAQDAFIKAYRALPQFRGESAFYTWLYRIAVNTAKNYLATQGRRAPTSTEADAEEAETFSDADQLRDINTPESMLMSKQIAETVNAAMAVLPEELRTAITLREIEGLSYEEIAEMMGCPIGTVRSRIFRAREAIAAKLRPLLDTPEGKRW; encoded by the coding sequence GTGAGCGAAAAAGAAATTGATCAGGTGCTGGTCGAACGCGTCCAGAAGGGCGACAAGGCCGCGTTCGAGCTTCTGGTCTCCAAATACCACCGTAAGATCCTCCGGCTGATCTCGCGCCTCGTGCGCGACCCCGCTGAAGTTGAGGACGTGGCTCAGGATGCCTTCATCAAGGCATACCGGGCGTTGCCCCAATTTCGCGGCGAATCGGCCTTTTACACGTGGTTGTACCGGATTGCGGTCAATACGGCAAAGAACTACCTTGCGACCCAGGGGCGGCGCGCACCTACCTCGACCGAAGCGGATGCTGAAGAAGCTGAAACTTTCTCGGACGCCGACCAACTAAGGGATATCAACACGCCTGAGTCGATGTTGATGAGCAAGCAGATCGCTGAGACGGTCAATGCTGCGATGGCGGTTTTACCGGAAGAGTTGCGTACCGCCATTACTCTTCGTGAAATTGAAGGTTTGAGCTATGAGGAAATCGCTGAGATGATGGGGTGCCCAATCGGCACGGTCAGATCACGAATTTTTCGCGCTCGCGAAGCCATTGCGGCAAAATTGCGTCCATTGCTTGACACACCCGAAGGCAAACGCTGGTAG
- the fabF gene encoding beta-ketoacyl-ACP synthase II, with protein MSRRRVVVTGLGLISPVGNNVADGWANLVAGKSGIANITKFDASNFTTRFAGEVKGFNIEDYIPGKEARHMDTFIHYGVAAGIQAMQDSGLEVTDENSERIGVVVGSGIGGLPMIEVTQTELLNRGPRRISPFFVPASIINMISGHLSIKFGIKGPNLAIVTACTTGLHCIGEASRLIEYGDADVMIAGGAESTVSPLGIGGFAAARALSQRNDDPATASRPWDKDRDGFVLGEGAGVMVLEEYEHAKARGAKIYAEVSGYGMSGDAYHMTAPLEDGDGARRCMLAALKNAGVSVDQVNYLNAHGTSTQLGDLAETTGIKRAFGDHAKNIVVNSTKSMTGHLLGGAGGLESVFTVLAVHHQVSPPTINIFNQDPACDLDYCANTAREMKIDVALKNSFGFGGTNGTLVFKRA; from the coding sequence GTGAGCCGTCGTCGTGTTGTCGTTACAGGCCTGGGGCTGATTTCGCCTGTTGGCAATAATGTTGCCGACGGCTGGGCCAATCTGGTCGCAGGCAAGTCGGGTATTGCCAATATCACGAAGTTCGATGCGTCGAACTTCACGACCCGCTTTGCCGGCGAGGTGAAGGGCTTCAATATCGAGGACTACATCCCCGGTAAGGAAGCGCGCCACATGGATACGTTCATCCATTACGGCGTGGCTGCCGGCATCCAGGCGATGCAGGACAGCGGACTCGAAGTCACCGATGAAAATTCGGAGCGCATCGGTGTGGTGGTCGGCTCGGGCATCGGCGGTCTGCCGATGATCGAAGTCACGCAAACCGAACTGCTCAACCGCGGCCCGCGGCGGATTTCGCCGTTCTTCGTGCCGGCTTCGATCATCAACATGATCTCCGGCCACCTGTCGATCAAATTCGGCATCAAGGGCCCGAATCTCGCCATCGTCACTGCGTGTACCACTGGCCTGCATTGCATCGGTGAAGCATCGCGCCTGATCGAATACGGCGACGCCGACGTCATGATTGCGGGCGGTGCGGAATCCACCGTGTCGCCGCTCGGCATTGGCGGGTTTGCGGCCGCGCGTGCGCTGTCGCAACGCAATGACGACCCGGCAACGGCGAGCCGCCCGTGGGACAAGGATCGCGACGGCTTCGTGCTGGGCGAGGGCGCAGGCGTGATGGTGCTCGAAGAGTATGAGCACGCGAAGGCCCGTGGCGCGAAGATTTACGCCGAGGTCAGCGGCTATGGGATGAGCGGCGACGCGTATCACATGACTGCGCCGCTGGAAGACGGCGACGGCGCGCGCCGCTGCATGCTGGCGGCCCTGAAGAACGCGGGCGTGAGCGTGGATCAGGTGAACTACCTGAACGCACACGGCACCTCCACGCAGTTGGGCGACCTGGCGGAAACCACCGGCATCAAGCGCGCTTTCGGCGATCACGCGAAGAACATCGTGGTGAATTCAACCAAATCGATGACGGGCCACCTGTTGGGCGGCGCCGGCGGTCTCGAGTCGGTGTTCACGGTGCTCGCCGTGCATCATCAGGTGTCGCCGCCGACGATCAACATCTTCAACCAGGATCCCGCGTGTGATCTTGACTACTGCGCCAACACCGCGCGGGAGATGAAGATCGACGTCGCGCTGAAGAACTCGTTCGGGTTCGGCGGCACCAACGGCACGCTGGTCTTCAAGCGCGCCTGA
- a CDS encoding protein YgfX — MTPTSTPALTQHPTQAGPVLMPGPASSHGASLITLRRSATMRCATAAFILIAVAAVQMCLAARLGVLPAAPATLAVLASLMLGAWRHERAEPGAIKIGPDGLAVWNHAGQMLVQGRIAGCSQWSGRLLILALADAGGRSRTLLIAADALCADAFRELAVLGRRAAHV; from the coding sequence TTGACCCCAACGTCGACACCCGCGCTCACGCAACACCCCACGCAGGCCGGTCCGGTGCTGATGCCCGGACCGGCCTCGTCCCATGGGGCGTCGTTGATCACGCTGCGGCGCTCCGCCACGATGCGCTGCGCAACGGCAGCGTTTATCCTGATCGCCGTCGCGGCGGTGCAAATGTGTCTGGCAGCGCGTCTCGGTGTCTTGCCGGCCGCACCCGCCACGCTGGCTGTGCTAGCCTCGCTGATGCTAGGCGCGTGGCGGCATGAACGCGCCGAGCCCGGCGCCATCAAAATCGGGCCGGATGGCCTAGCCGTCTGGAACCACGCGGGGCAGATGCTTGTGCAGGGCCGCATTGCCGGCTGTTCGCAGTGGAGCGGCCGGCTTCTCATTCTGGCGCTCGCGGACGCGGGCGGCCGTTCCCGGACACTACTGATCGCGGCGGACGCGCTTTGCGCCGACGCTTTTCGCGAGCTGGCCGTGCTGGGCCGGCGCGCCGCGCACGTTTGA
- a CDS encoding DegQ family serine endoprotease gives MTIFTVRKFLAAAVVAVCLPLVPHAASAAPAANLPDFTDLVDKVGPAVVNIRTTTRVSSGGSAHGSAPGLDDGDMSEFFRRFFGIPMPQQPGGSPHGGGGGDNGDNGSSNGGSGGSGGNGGSQDAPDNSDSEQSSGVGSGFILSQDGYVMTNAHVVDDADNIYVTLTDKREFKAKLIGVDDRTDVAVVKINASNLPAVTIGDSTKVRVGEWVVAIGSPFGLENTVTAGIVSAKGRDTGDYLPFIQTDVPVNPGNSGGPLINMQGEVIGINSQIYSRTGGFMGISFAIPIDEAMRVADQLKTTGKVTRGRIAVAIGEVTKDVADSLGLPTAQGALVSSVEPGGPADKAGVQPGDIILKFNGHSVDTATDLPRMVGDTKPGTKSTITVWRKGQTRDLPVTIAEMQPDKTAKLDEKQAPPPKQRATNALGIAVSDIPADQQKTLKVHGGVQVDQVDGPAARVGLQKGDLILRVGDTDIANAKQFDDVTAHLDPQKMVALLVRRGDNTQFVPLRPRSGSAQK, from the coding sequence ATGACGATTTTCACGGTGCGCAAATTTCTCGCAGCCGCGGTGGTGGCAGTTTGTCTGCCGCTGGTGCCGCATGCGGCGTCGGCGGCCCCCGCAGCCAATCTTCCCGACTTCACCGATCTCGTCGACAAAGTCGGCCCGGCGGTCGTCAACATCCGCACCACCACCCGTGTGTCGAGCGGCGGAAGTGCCCATGGCTCGGCACCGGGGCTTGACGATGGCGACATGTCGGAGTTCTTCCGGCGCTTCTTCGGCATTCCGATGCCGCAGCAACCGGGCGGCTCGCCGCATGGCGGCGGTGGCGGCGACAACGGCGATAACGGCAGCAGCAACGGGGGTAGCGGCGGGAGTGGCGGCAACGGCGGCAGTCAGGATGCGCCCGACAATTCCGATTCCGAGCAAAGCAGCGGTGTAGGGTCCGGTTTCATCCTGTCGCAGGATGGCTATGTCATGACCAACGCCCACGTGGTGGACGACGCCGACAACATCTACGTCACGCTCACCGACAAGCGCGAATTCAAGGCCAAGCTGATCGGCGTCGACGATCGTACCGACGTCGCGGTCGTGAAGATCAACGCATCGAATCTGCCGGCCGTCACCATTGGCGATTCGACCAAGGTGCGCGTGGGCGAATGGGTTGTGGCCATCGGCTCGCCGTTCGGGTTGGAGAACACGGTGACCGCCGGTATCGTCAGCGCCAAGGGCCGCGACACGGGCGACTACCTGCCGTTCATCCAGACCGATGTGCCGGTCAATCCGGGCAACTCCGGCGGTCCGCTGATCAACATGCAGGGCGAGGTGATCGGCATCAACTCGCAGATCTATAGCCGTACGGGCGGGTTCATGGGCATTTCGTTCGCGATCCCGATCGACGAAGCGATGCGCGTAGCCGACCAGCTCAAGACCACGGGCAAGGTCACGCGCGGCCGCATCGCGGTGGCGATCGGCGAAGTGACCAAGGACGTGGCCGATTCGCTGGGCCTGCCGACGGCGCAAGGCGCGCTCGTCAGCAGCGTCGAACCGGGCGGTCCGGCCGACAAGGCCGGCGTGCAGCCGGGCGACATCATCCTGAAGTTCAACGGCCATTCTGTCGACACGGCCACCGATCTGCCGCGCATGGTCGGCGATACGAAGCCGGGCACCAAGTCCACCATCACCGTATGGCGCAAGGGTCAAACGCGCGACTTGCCGGTGACGATTGCCGAGATGCAGCCGGACAAGACGGCGAAGCTCGACGAGAAGCAGGCGCCGCCGCCGAAGCAGCGCGCCACCAACGCGCTCGGCATTGCGGTGAGCGACATCCCGGCCGACCAGCAAAAGACGCTGAAGGTGCATGGCGGCGTGCAGGTCGACCAGGTGGACGGACCGGCTGCGCGTGTCGGCTTGCAGAAGGGCGATCTGATCCTGCGCGTCGGCGACACGGATATCGCGAACGCCAAGCAGTTCGACGATGTCACCGCGCATCTCGACCCGCAGAAGATGGTTGCGCTGCTCGTGCGTCGTGGCGACAACACGCAGTTTGTGCCGCTGCGCCCGCGTAGCGGTTCCGCGCAGAAATGA
- the lepA gene encoding translation elongation factor 4 — protein MDHIRNFSIIAHIDHGKSTLADRIIQICGGLSDREMESQVLDSMDLERERGITIKAQTAALTYKARDGQIYNLNMIDTPGHVDFSYEVSRSLSACEGALLVVDASQGVEAQTVANCYTAIELGVDVIPVLNKIDLPAANPENAITEIEDVIGIDATDATRCSAKTGLGVEDVLEALVAKVPAPKGDPEAPLQALIIDSWFDNYVGVVMLVRIVNGTLRPKDKIRMMATEAQYPVEHIGVFTPKSKNLESLSAGQVGFIIAGIKELAAAKVGDTVTLVNRPAAAPLPGFKEVKPQVFAGLYPVEANQYDALRDSLEKLKLNDASLQYEPEVSQALGFGFRCGFLGLLHMEIVQERLEREFDMDLITTAPTVVYEVLQRDGTTIMVENPAKMPDPSKIEEVREPIVTVNLYMPQDYVGAVITLCTQKRGNQINMQYHGRQVQLTYEIPMGEVVLDFFDRLKSMSRGYASMDYEFKEYRAADVVKVDMLINGDKVDALSVIVHRSQSQYRGREVAAKMRELIPRQMYDVAIQATIGSNIIARENIKALRKNVLAKCYGGDISRKKKLLEKQKAGKKRMKQVGSVEIPQEAFLAILRVEDK, from the coding sequence ATGGATCATATTCGTAATTTCTCGATCATTGCGCACATCGACCATGGCAAGTCGACGCTCGCCGATCGCATCATCCAGATTTGCGGCGGCCTGTCCGACCGCGAAATGGAATCGCAAGTGCTCGACTCGATGGATCTCGAGCGCGAGCGCGGCATCACCATCAAGGCACAGACGGCCGCACTGACGTACAAGGCCCGCGACGGGCAGATCTACAACCTCAACATGATCGACACGCCGGGGCACGTCGACTTCTCGTACGAAGTCAGCCGCTCGCTGTCGGCGTGCGAAGGCGCGCTGCTGGTCGTCGACGCGAGTCAGGGCGTCGAAGCCCAGACGGTGGCGAACTGCTATACGGCTATCGAACTCGGCGTCGACGTGATTCCGGTGCTCAACAAGATCGACCTGCCGGCCGCCAACCCGGAAAACGCGATCACCGAAATCGAAGACGTGATCGGCATCGACGCAACCGACGCAACGCGTTGCAGCGCGAAAACCGGCCTCGGTGTCGAGGACGTGCTGGAAGCGCTGGTCGCGAAAGTGCCGGCGCCCAAGGGCGATCCGGAAGCGCCGCTGCAGGCGCTGATCATCGATTCGTGGTTCGACAACTACGTCGGCGTCGTGATGCTGGTGCGTATCGTCAACGGCACGCTGCGTCCGAAAGACAAGATCCGCATGATGGCGACCGAGGCCCAGTATCCGGTCGAGCACATCGGCGTGTTCACGCCGAAGTCGAAGAACCTCGAGTCGCTGTCCGCGGGGCAGGTGGGCTTTATCATCGCCGGCATCAAGGAACTGGCCGCGGCGAAGGTGGGCGACACCGTCACGCTGGTGAACCGTCCGGCCGCCGCGCCGCTGCCGGGTTTCAAGGAAGTGAAGCCGCAGGTGTTCGCCGGTCTCTATCCGGTCGAAGCGAACCAGTACGACGCACTGCGCGACTCGCTGGAAAAGCTCAAGCTCAACGACGCTTCGTTGCAGTACGAGCCGGAAGTCTCACAGGCGCTCGGCTTCGGCTTCCGTTGCGGCTTCCTCGGTCTCCTGCACATGGAGATCGTGCAGGAGCGTCTGGAGCGCGAGTTCGACATGGACCTGATCACCACGGCGCCGACCGTGGTGTATGAAGTCCTGCAACGCGACGGCACGACCATCATGGTCGAAAATCCGGCCAAGATGCCGGATCCGTCGAAGATCGAGGAAGTGCGCGAGCCGATCGTCACCGTGAACCTGTACATGCCGCAAGACTATGTGGGTGCAGTGATCACGCTCTGTACGCAAAAGCGCGGCAACCAGATCAACATGCAGTACCACGGCCGCCAGGTTCAGCTCACCTATGAAATCCCCATGGGTGAAGTCGTGCTCGACTTCTTCGATCGCCTGAAGTCTATGTCGCGCGGCTATGCGTCCATGGACTACGAGTTCAAGGAATACCGCGCAGCGGACGTCGTGAAGGTCGACATGCTGATCAACGGCGACAAGGTCGATGCGCTGTCGGTGATCGTGCACCGCTCGCAGAGCCAGTACCGTGGCCGTGAAGTGGCGGCGAAGATGCGCGAACTGATCCCGCGTCAGATGTACGACGTGGCGATTCAGGCGACGATCGGCTCGAATATTATCGCCCGCGAAAACATCAAGGCTTTGCGTAAGAATGTGCTGGCAAAATGCTACGGCGGCGACATCTCGCGTAAGAAGAAGCTGTTGGAAAAGCAGAAGGCAGGCAAGAAGCGAATGAAGCAGGTCGGATCCGTCGAGATTCCGCAAGAGGCTTTCCTCGCGATCCTGCGTGTCGAAGACAAATAA
- a CDS encoding MucB/RseB C-terminal domain-containing protein, which yields MQTLRLNKTTIWGRLPAFLFCAAVLLSATPRVFAQSDDPLVVRRTAADLLNRIHQAAQQQNYEGAFVYQRGNFVQTSRIAHYATRNDGEFEQLESLDGKPRKMLRHNDDMYTFIPERHLCVVEKRQNKDSFPALLAASSDQVLAVYEPKLLGDDRVAGIDSDVVELDPKDAYRFAYKLWADKKTGLLLRAQTLDPSGQVLEQLSFSQISIGVPVDKTAIVNGIHNTAGWTVVRPPVEPVDMEAQGWDIEPTVPGFHKIRELRRPMAARDPGEPAIPVDQAVFSDGLAAISVFVEPVENNTRKEGAGSSGATHVLVKRRGDFWITLLGEVPQATLQQFASAIEYKAPK from the coding sequence ATGCAGACACTGCGGTTGAATAAAACGACTATCTGGGGGCGGCTGCCAGCATTTCTGTTCTGCGCAGCCGTATTGTTGTCCGCCACGCCGCGTGTCTTTGCGCAATCAGACGATCCGCTCGTCGTCCGCCGCACTGCGGCGGACTTGCTCAACCGGATCCACCAGGCTGCCCAGCAGCAGAATTACGAGGGTGCGTTCGTCTATCAGCGGGGCAATTTCGTCCAGACCTCGCGGATCGCCCATTACGCCACCCGCAACGACGGCGAGTTCGAGCAGCTCGAAAGCCTCGACGGCAAGCCGCGCAAGATGTTGCGCCATAACGACGACATGTACACGTTCATCCCCGAACGGCATCTGTGTGTCGTCGAAAAGCGCCAAAACAAGGATTCGTTCCCCGCACTGCTAGCCGCCAGCAGCGACCAGGTGCTGGCGGTCTACGAGCCCAAGCTGCTTGGCGACGACCGTGTGGCGGGAATCGACAGCGACGTCGTCGAACTCGATCCGAAAGACGCCTACCGGTTCGCGTACAAGCTGTGGGCCGACAAGAAGACCGGCCTGCTGCTGCGCGCGCAAACGCTCGACCCGAGCGGCCAGGTACTCGAGCAGTTGTCGTTCTCGCAGATCAGCATTGGCGTCCCGGTCGACAAGACCGCGATCGTCAACGGCATTCATAACACCGCAGGCTGGACGGTGGTGCGTCCGCCGGTCGAGCCGGTGGACATGGAGGCGCAAGGCTGGGACATCGAGCCCACCGTGCCCGGTTTCCACAAGATTCGCGAGTTGCGCCGCCCAATGGCGGCGCGCGACCCGGGCGAGCCGGCCATCCCGGTCGATCAGGCCGTGTTCTCGGACGGTCTCGCGGCGATTTCGGTGTTTGTCGAACCGGTTGAAAACAACACGCGCAAGGAAGGCGCGGGCAGTAGCGGGGCGACGCACGTCCTGGTGAAGCGTCGCGGTGACTTCTGGATTACTCTGCTAGGGGAAGTGCCCCAGGCCACATTGCAGCAATTTGCGTCTGCCATAGAATATAAGGCTCCCAAGTAA